A single Saccharolobus shibatae B12 DNA region contains:
- the tpiA gene encoding triose-phosphate isomerase yields MKPPIIVINFKAYENSFGNKAIELGKKIEKISKEHSVEIILSVPATMIYRMVQEVDLPIYAEHVDPVPLGAYTGAILPEMIKDVGAKGTLINHSERRLRADEIDDVLKRTKKLGLSSILCVDRYELVYPFSLLRPDAILIEPPELIGTGISVSKAKPEVITKAVDEIRKSEGIYLIAGAGITTSEDVYKALKLGAHGIGVASAVMKAKEPEKVVEDFITSALKAISS; encoded by the coding sequence TATTGTAATAAACTTTAAGGCCTACGAAAACTCCTTTGGTAATAAAGCAATTGAGTTAGGTAAAAAGATAGAAAAAATAAGTAAGGAGCATTCAGTTGAAATAATATTGTCAGTACCAGCTACCATGATCTACAGAATGGTCCAAGAGGTAGATTTACCAATTTATGCTGAACATGTAGATCCAGTGCCTTTAGGTGCGTATACGGGAGCCATATTACCAGAAATGATAAAAGATGTAGGTGCTAAAGGGACATTGATAAATCACAGTGAGAGACGTCTAAGGGCTGATGAAATAGATGATGTATTAAAAAGAACTAAGAAATTAGGTTTGAGTAGCATACTATGCGTTGACAGATATGAGTTAGTCTATCCCTTTAGTTTACTAAGGCCTGATGCAATTTTGATAGAGCCCCCAGAATTGATAGGAACCGGTATCTCAGTATCTAAGGCAAAACCCGAGGTAATAACTAAAGCCGTGGATGAGATAAGAAAGTCTGAGGGAATCTATCTAATAGCGGGTGCTGGAATTACGACTAGTGAGGACGTTTATAAGGCGTTAAAACTTGGAGCTCATGGAATAGGTGTAGCAAGTGCTGTCATGAAGGCTAAGGAGCCTGAGAAAGTTGTTGAAGATTTTATCACAAGTGCATTGAAGGCTATCTCCTCTTAG